In Triticum aestivum cultivar Chinese Spring chromosome 5B, IWGSC CS RefSeq v2.1, whole genome shotgun sequence, the following proteins share a genomic window:
- the LOC123117300 gene encoding uncharacterized protein, producing the protein MAGKRKAGDDITGARHWAARTDTTAGDDIAGALAQTAEPTANAAGDGTAGTSQALAGPTAATTPSAVGYPGPSSGGARGGGAWSGQSGSAPPHRQALAGHTATTPAFAVGYPGGSSHSGGAARGGFSSSHPRAPTTQMLQPPLGNPAVGSAPFPYQYHAPTGYCFVPGQNQIQIAGPWQTGTGQPRGDSGRLPLCILCGEPTTWVLGSAPLCGDCYNDYLLANSVLQQHPQMGYAGQQRQLDLRLRRPSSAAAAPVAVGPRPRAPGTQWCPVCRAPTTRVLGLEPLREDEVCHDYLLASNVLQQHRRMGYVIPTPVHGYASSSSSAAPEQQAPPRE; encoded by the exons ATGGCGGGCAAGCGGAAGGCCGGCGACGACATTACCGGGGCAAGGCATTGGGCTGCGCGGACGGACACTACAGCCGGCGACGACATTGCCGGTGCTTTGGCGCAGACTGCAGAGCCGACGGCGAATGCAGCCGGCGACGGCACTGCCGGTACTTCGCAGGCGCTCGCAGGGccgacggcggcgactacaccctCCGCTGTAGGCTACCCCGGCCCCTCTTCCGGTGGAG CTCGCGGGGGCGGGGCCTGGTCGGGGCAGAGTGGATCCGCTCCGCCGCACCGGCAGGCGCTTGCAGGGCACACGGCGACTACACCAGCCTTCGCTGTAGGCTATCCCGGCGGCTCGTCCCATTCCGGCGGAG CTGCTCGCGGGGGATTCTCTTCGTCGCATCCGAGGGCGCCGACGACGCAGATGCTCCAGCCGCCGCTGGGCAATCCAG CCGTTGGTAGTGCGCCCTTCCCGTACCAGTACCACGCGCCGACCGGCTATTGTTTCGTCCCCGGCCAGAACCAGATCCAGATCGCCGGGCCCTGGCAGACAGGAACAGGGCAGCCGCGCGGCGACTCCGGCAGG CTCCCACTGTGCATTCTTTGCGGAGAGCCGACCACCTGGGTTTTGGGCTCGGCGCCATTGTGCGGGGACTGCTACAACGACTATCTCCTCGCCAACAGCGTGCTTCAGCAGCACCCGCAGATGGGCTACGCCGGTCAGCAGCGCCAGCTCGACCTCCGCCTTcgccggccttcttccgcggcggcgGCGCCCGTTGCCGTCGGCccacgaccgagggcgccaggtaCTCAGTGGTGCCCTGTTTGCCGTGCGCCCACGACGCGGGTTTTGGGCCTGGAGCCCCTGCGCGAGGACGAGGTTTGCCACGACTATCTCCTCGCCAGCAACGTGCTTCAGCAGCACCGGCGGATGGGCTACGTGATCCCGACTCCAGTCCACGGCTACGCCAGTTCTTCTTCTAGCGCGGCGCCGGAGCAGCAGGCACCTCCACGGGAGTAG